From one Bombus affinis isolate iyBomAffi1 chromosome 9, iyBomAffi1.2, whole genome shotgun sequence genomic stretch:
- the LOC126919923 gene encoding uncharacterized protein LOC126919923 isoform X3, protein MGGYAWVTLATNDAYSLGALVLAHSLHQVGTKHELAVLITPGVTQTMREKLSAIFSLVMEVNVLDSKDEANLALLARPELGVTFTKLHCWRLTQYEKCVFLDADTLVIRNCDELFEREELSAAPDVGWPDCFNSGVFVYRPSQQTFASITAFAAAKGSFDGGDQGLLNMYFSDWAKKDISKHLPFIYNMCSTATYSYLPAFKQFGDDVRIIHFIGITKPWLQYFDTLTGIVQPPMDSSHLQPLLQLWWNIFCEKVHPQLSPIMATSTLAPIWHKFIPMPSESFFPRSPTYMDMQNKIQNDIYLEPPDFSEFQDPWENYYVPNDSVIYKAENNKRQQYYFKINSSSPISILNESSKSVCQSQSSPECNKEFYHNQQCSENMSSSHMRNHHNQVQSNQFRNEIEQQHLFPNSNDTSILNVESNHQQTQDNIEKYISMHNMQYHHSSESHYQSTNNQYISQSTCNDSNRLVSEEIMQHQHIEYKHSSNNSNKSFSEEIKQHQHNETYVDHHCSYCQMFDNLNNKQLVQHYGQGNQTCKSLDVNINHDQAMPNNIAYQNNHSNKQNTERNENINVTDKRTSTLISTSPHPDSKPCTDFHNVATQSDLHIMDDPNSSNAGLAGALAQMTLGEPRSAEQIALEEHMRKQSWEQGQIDYMGRDSFDNIWKKICETLALAPPRLPSPPKETQKPEKATTDKTDESVKSTEAIQSTESVDEVDKETGDIKMKQKS, encoded by the exons ATGGGTG gaTACGCCTGGGTTACATTAGCTACCAACGATGCTTATTCTTTGGGTGCCTTAGTTTTGGCACACTCTTTGCATCAAGTTGGTACCAAGCACGAACTGGCCGTTTTGATTACTCCTGGAGTAACACAAACCATGAG GGAAAAATTATCAGCAATCTTTTCTCTGGTAATGGAAGTAAATGTACTTGATTCAAAGGATGAAGCTAATTTAGCACTTTTAGCTAGACCAGAATTGGGTGTTACATTTACCAAATTGCATTGCTGGAGATTGACTCAATATGAAAAATGTGTGTTCCTTGATGCAGACACACTT GTCATCAGAAATTGTGATGAATTATTTGAAAGAGAAGAACTGTCTGCTGCTCCTGACGTTGGTTGGCCTGATTGTTTCAATTCTGGTGTATTTGTATACAGACCATCCCAACAAACTTTTGCTTCTATTACTGCATTTGCTGCTGCTAAAGGTTCATTTGATGGCGGAGATCAAGGATTATTAAATATGTACTTTAGTGATTGGGCTAAAAAAGATATTTCTAAACATTTACCGTTTATCTATAATATGTGTTCTACTGCTACATACTCTTATCTTCCTGCATTCAAGCA GTTTGGAGATGATGTTagaataatacattttattggtatTACAAAACCATGGTTACAGTATTTTGACACCTTGACTGGTATTGTTCAACCACCTATGGATTCTTCACACTTGCAACCATTATTGCAATTATGGTGGAACATATTTTGTGAAAAAGTGCATCCTCAATTATCACCTATTATG GCTACCAGCACATTGGCACCAATTTGGCACAAATTTATTCCTATGCCTTCTGAATCCTTTTTTCCAAGAAGTCCCACTTACATGGACATGCAAAACAAAATACAGAATGACATATATTTAGAACCACCAGACTTCTCAGAATTCCAAGATCCATGGGAAAATTATTATGTACCAAATGATTCAGTTATCTATAAAgcagaaaataataaaagacaACAGTATTATTTCAAAATCAATAGTTCTTCACCTATATCTATATTAAATGAAAGTTCAAAATCTGTATGTCAGAGCCAGTCATCACCAGAATGTAACAAGGAATTCTATCATAATCAACAATGTAGTGAAAATATGTCTTCTTCACATATGCGAAATCACCATAATCAAGTACAGTCTAATCAATTCAGAAATGAAATTGAGCAACAACATTTGTTTCCTAATTCCAATGATACATCCATTTTAAATGTAGAATCTAATCATCAGCAAACTCAAgacaatatagaaaaatatatttctatgcATAATATGCAATATCATCATTCTAGTGAATCCCATTATCAATCTACTAACAACCAATATATTTCCCAAAGTACTTGCAATGATAGTAATAGATTAGTATCAGAAGAAATAATGCAACATCAGCATATTGAGTATAAACATTCCTCTAATAATAGTAACAAATCATTTTCAGAAGAAATAAAACAACATCAACATAATGAAACTTATGTTGATCATCATTGTAGTTATTGTCAAATGTttgataatttaaataataaacaacTTGTTCAACATTATGGACAAGGAAACCAAACTTGTAAATCTTTAGATGTCAATATTAATCATGACCAAGCTATGCCAAATAACATAGCTTATCAGAATAATCACTCAAATAAGCAAAATACTGAacgaaatgaaaatataaaCGTTACAGACAAACGGACAAGCACACTAATATCTACTAGTCCTCATCCTGATTCCAAACCTTGTACAGATTTCCACAATGTAGCAACGCAATCTGATTTACACATAATGGATGATCCAAATAGTTCAAAT GCTGGCCTAGCTGGTGCCCTGGCTCAAATGACATTAGGTGAACCCAGAAGCGCTGAACAAATTGCATTAGAAGAACATATGCGAAAACAAAGTTGGGAACAAGGTCAGATAGATTATATGGGTCGCGATAGTTTTGACAATATTTGGAAAAAAATTTGCGAAACACTTGCTCTTGCGCCTCCACGGTTACCGTCCCCTCCTAAA GAAACGCAAAAACCTGAAAAAGCTACAACTGACAAGACTGATGAATCTGTTAAATCCACTGAAGCTATTCAATCTACTGAATCTGTAGATGAAGTGGATAAAGAAACTG GtgatataaaaatgaaacaaaagtCTTAA